TTTTTGGCTGTAGCAAGCGTGATAGTCACGCCGGAAAGGCAAAAATAGCATATTTCATCACGCTGCCAGGTCGCAATACCGTTGGCGGGTAACGCAACCCGACCAAGGCAAAACCCATGACATCGATCATATCCACCGCCCGCAGCGTCCAGGCCAAGGGCGACACTCCCGTGCTCATTCTCAGCGAAGCCGAGGTGAAAGACTGCATCGATCCTCGCCGGCTCCTCGACGCCCTTGCCGAAGGTTTTCGGGCTTTGTCCGACGGCACGATCGTCATTCCGGCGCGGCCGCAACTCGACATTCCCGAAGCCGGCTATTCGCTGGCGATGCCGGCCTGGATGGCGGGCATGCATCTGACGGTGAAGATCGTGAATGTGTTCGAAGGCAACATCGCCAAGGGCATCCCCAGCCATCTCGCTACGATCCATTTGTTCGATCCGGCGACAGGCATGCCGGTCTGCGTCATGGACGGCACCTATATCACCGCCGTGCGCACCTCCGGCTCGGCCGTGCTTTCGGTTCGGGAACTCGCCCGGCGCGACGCGAGGATTGTGACCGTGGTGGGCGCCGGCGTGCAGGCCGGCCAGCACCTCAACCTCCTGCCGCTGGTGCGCGACTTCGCCGAAATCCGCGTCGTCTCGAAAGTGTTTGCGGATGCGCAGGCGCTCGCCGCAGGGCATCCCGGTGTCATTGCCGTCGATGATATCGAGGCCGCGGTGCGCTCGTCGGATGTCGTCTGCCTGGCAACACATTCCTATGAGCCGGTGATCTCGGCCGAATGGGTTCGTCCAGGCACCCATGTTTCGTCGGTGGGAGTGGCGCCGCCCGGGGGTGAATTGCCCGTTGAGCTGATCGGCAAGGCCAGCCTGTTCGTCGAAACGAAGGATGCATTTGCCCCGACGCCGGTCGGTTCGTGCGAACTGGCCGGCATCGATCCGGAAACGGGAACCGAGCTTGGCGCCATGCTGTCGGGTCGACTGTCGGGGAGGGTGAGCGGCGACCAGATCACCGTCTACAAGGCCATGGGCATCGCCATGGAGGACATGGTGGCGGCGGATCTCGCCTATCGCGAGGCGGTTCGGTGGGGCATTGGGCGGGCGGTTGCGTTGTAGGTCGCGGGGGAGTTGGGTCGACCGAACGCTTGAGCTGGATCAATCGCAGATGTCAGAGCCGCCCCTCATTGCCCTGCAGGGCATTTCTCCCCGTAAACGGAGAGAAAGTAGCTGGCCGCAGTCCTGATGTCCTTCTTGCAACGCTGGCGATTGGCGAAAGCGGCGATGACAGCGTCCTTCTCCCCGTTCACGGGGAGAAGTGCCCGGCAGGGCGATGAGGGGCAGCGCAAACGGAGGAGGACTAACTCATCCCAAGCGGTTGCCTTCCAGCTATCCACCGCGCCATCAGTTTTCTTATCCGCTAAAGATTGACTGCATACGAAATTATTTTTACGACTAAGCCCATGCAGTCGAAGCCCCTTCCACGAGCCCATTCCCGAAAGATCGTCGTCATCGGCGGCGGCATTGCCGGCCTGTCGCTGGCGGCGGCCGCCGCGGGGGATTGGGCTGATATCACCGTCATCGAGCGCGAGAGCCAGCTTGGTTATCATGCCAGCGGCCGTTCGGCGGCGCTGTTTACCGAGACCTATGGCAACCGGCTGGTGCGGGCACTGACGATCGCCAGCCGCAAGGCGATCTTTGATGGCGGCTTCGTCGCCCACAAGCGCGGCGCGCTGCATGTTGGCCGTGCCGATGACGCTGCGGCGATCGACCGGCTGGCCGCCGAATTGCAGGCGCTGGTGCCCAGCGTGCGGCGTTTGACGGCAGAGGAAGTGCATGCGCTGGTTCCGGTCATCGATGCCGAGACCACCTGCGGCGGCGTCTATGAGCCGGGCGCGGTGGATGTCGATACGGCCAGGATGCTGGCGGCCAGTGCCTCGGCGCTGAAGGGCAGGGGCGGCGTTATCCGCACCGGCGAGGAGGTTTTGGCCATTTCGCCGGAAGGCGGCGGCTTTACGGTGACGACCAGTGCGGGCTGCTATCCGGCCGACATCGTCGTCAATGCCGCCGGCGCCTGGGTCGATGTCGTCGCGGGGCTGGCCGGGCTTCCCCGGCTCGGCTTCCAGCCCAAGCGGCGCACGGCCTTCCTGTTCGATCCGCCCGAAGGCGCGGATATCAGCGCCTGGCCGCTGGTGGTCGACCTGCACGAGAAATTCTACTTCAAGCCGGATGCCGGACGGCTGATCGGCTCGCCGGCGGACGAAACCAATTCCGAGCCCTGCGACGCCTATCCGGAAGACATCGACGTCGCCATCGCCGTCGACCGCATCGAGCAGGTCACGTCGATGCGCATCGGCCGTCCGTCGACGCCGTGGGCGGGGCTGCGCACCTTTTCGCCGGACCGATCGCCGGTCGCCGGCTTCGATCCGCGCCTGCCCGGTTTCTTCTGGCTGGGAGGGCAGGGCGGCTACGGTTTCCAGGTGTCGCTGACCCTGGCGCGGATCGGTGCTGCGCTGATGCGCGGCGAAGCGCTGCCCGCCGATGTCGCCGACCTTTGCGTCACAGTGGAAGCGCTTTCGCCGGAGCGGTTCCTTGG
The nucleotide sequence above comes from Mesorhizobium shangrilense. Encoded proteins:
- a CDS encoding ornithine cyclodeaminase family protein, coding for MTSIISTARSVQAKGDTPVLILSEAEVKDCIDPRRLLDALAEGFRALSDGTIVIPARPQLDIPEAGYSLAMPAWMAGMHLTVKIVNVFEGNIAKGIPSHLATIHLFDPATGMPVCVMDGTYITAVRTSGSAVLSVRELARRDARIVTVVGAGVQAGQHLNLLPLVRDFAEIRVVSKVFADAQALAAGHPGVIAVDDIEAAVRSSDVVCLATHSYEPVISAEWVRPGTHVSSVGVAPPGGELPVELIGKASLFVETKDAFAPTPVGSCELAGIDPETGTELGAMLSGRLSGRVSGDQITVYKAMGIAMEDMVAADLAYREAVRWGIGRAVAL
- a CDS encoding NAD(P)/FAD-dependent oxidoreductase, which encodes MQSKPLPRAHSRKIVVIGGGIAGLSLAAAAAGDWADITVIERESQLGYHASGRSAALFTETYGNRLVRALTIASRKAIFDGGFVAHKRGALHVGRADDAAAIDRLAAELQALVPSVRRLTAEEVHALVPVIDAETTCGGVYEPGAVDVDTARMLAASASALKGRGGVIRTGEEVLAISPEGGGFTVTTSAGCYPADIVVNAAGAWVDVVAGLAGLPRLGFQPKRRTAFLFDPPEGADISAWPLVVDLHEKFYFKPDAGRLIGSPADETNSEPCDAYPEDIDVAIAVDRIEQVTSMRIGRPSTPWAGLRTFSPDRSPVAGFDPRLPGFFWLGGQGGYGFQVSLTLARIGAALMRGEALPADVADLCVTVEALSPERFLGAVMPQAATP